A single region of the Herpetosiphon gulosus genome encodes:
- a CDS encoding glycosyl hydrolase family 28-related protein yields the protein MSRLPSVDGDEDAWGDILNEYLLVGHHPDGTHKTAVFGIFNVHAFGAIGDGVTDDTSAIQAALNAAAPVGGVVWLTPTAHAYRCHGGLTIPPHVTLKGGYSGMRRGLQLWGEAARGSTLHVYTTDVFLTMSHNTILDGVEIFYPEQVTQGTPTPYGWTILVPSNQHGVTIRNITCPNPYQLLSVNADGILIDSIQGYPLMVGIKLGRVADVARITNIQFNPNVWAAAGASLRTWVQTTGFCLDIEQAEEFMVQNFFGYGYLRGIWFRENLSSTGFPGSYGSINNFGFDSVQEGIIVETRGVSNRQGVSLSNGRIIPFAGTVGARTGIKLSDTGTPQGPALSMSNVSFFGAHERSIWIQANSGVRMTILGGQSTEYTNEMVLCESATGVVRLVGVRSFNGIGPRINNLGGGNVSDTAPMAL from the coding sequence ATGTCACGGTTGCCAAGTGTTGATGGAGATGAAGATGCATGGGGTGATATTCTTAACGAGTATCTCCTTGTCGGGCATCATCCTGATGGAACCCATAAGACAGCGGTCTTCGGAATCTTCAATGTTCACGCTTTTGGGGCGATAGGCGATGGGGTTACCGATGACACCAGTGCCATTCAGGCCGCGTTGAATGCTGCGGCCCCCGTCGGCGGTGTTGTCTGGCTCACCCCTACTGCGCATGCCTATCGGTGTCATGGAGGACTGACCATCCCACCACATGTAACCCTTAAAGGCGGCTACAGTGGCATGCGGCGTGGCCTCCAGCTATGGGGTGAGGCGGCACGTGGCTCGACGCTCCATGTCTACACCACGGATGTCTTTCTGACCATGAGTCATAACACCATTCTTGATGGGGTAGAAATTTTTTATCCCGAGCAGGTTACCCAAGGAACTCCCACACCCTACGGGTGGACGATTCTGGTTCCCTCGAATCAGCATGGAGTCACGATTCGAAACATCACCTGCCCAAACCCCTATCAACTGCTGTCAGTGAATGCTGATGGGATCTTGATTGATAGTATTCAAGGGTATCCACTGATGGTGGGCATAAAACTAGGTCGTGTTGCCGATGTGGCACGTATCACGAATATTCAATTCAATCCTAATGTCTGGGCTGCCGCTGGGGCATCGCTGCGGACGTGGGTTCAAACGACAGGCTTCTGTTTGGATATCGAGCAAGCGGAGGAGTTTATGGTCCAGAATTTCTTCGGCTATGGCTACCTTCGCGGCATCTGGTTCCGTGAGAATCTGAGTAGCACGGGATTCCCTGGCAGTTATGGCAGTATTAATAATTTTGGGTTTGATAGTGTACAAGAAGGCATTATCGTTGAAACCCGTGGTGTCTCCAATCGCCAAGGCGTTTCGCTGAGCAACGGTCGAATTATTCCCTTTGCCGGCACGGTTGGTGCACGCACAGGCATCAAACTATCCGATACAGGGACACCCCAAGGACCCGCGTTGAGTATGAGCAATGTGAGCTTTTTTGGAGCGCATGAACGGTCTATCTGGATTCAGGCGAATTCTGGTGTGCGCATGACTATTCTGGGGGGGCAATCAACCGAATATACCAACGAGATGGTGCTGTGTGAAAGCGCAACAGGCGTGGTGCGCTTAGTGGGCGTTCGCTCGTTCAATGGCATCGGACCACGCATCAATAACCTTGGCGGTGGCAACGTGAGCGATACCGCACCGATGGCACTTTAG
- a CDS encoding helix-turn-helix domain-containing protein, whose protein sequence is MSTFFRSLMRHGFLRPMRISPPQKEIEDYGREHQAMLTRYRERAGLTQHALGVGLGVTDAYIVQLEEKQGQVLQEQYVDKFCSTVKLSPDEALSFDLIRKAAQGDEFAMHRLTERAVKISWRPHGGKIVAWGVCVALVIGYGIVLQGNSVWGNMYQDSQPSLLPVTPPLAHATVIIPIPVVVPYIASSPSPDANGTKPQDSPIPPLTSIPVTPTRLVSDIPPDNSNTNQRTRSPAPTATKEPNFDRSAIIAWKDMADQLYRDEDYAKSLEYYQQILAANMPTLTIEHPDLFFYVNVYISVCNIYFKQRDYNNTLLYCNNVIKYTPDVTGNYGVIGNAYIIIGYTYYFLSDYNSSIDTFSKVIQLMEKDSVGYYGLAINFIETNAISEAKNNFQRCIDENSDQTIVAECRLLLAGLVNR, encoded by the coding sequence GTGTCTACATTCTTTCGTTCATTGATGCGCCACGGCTTTCTGCGTCCAATGAGAATTAGCCCGCCACAAAAAGAGATCGAGGATTATGGGCGAGAACACCAAGCAATGCTTACACGCTACCGAGAGCGGGCCGGATTAACCCAACATGCGTTAGGCGTAGGCCTTGGTGTAACAGATGCTTATATTGTACAGTTGGAGGAAAAGCAGGGACAAGTTCTCCAAGAACAGTATGTTGATAAATTTTGTAGTACCGTTAAGCTGTCGCCAGACGAGGCGCTCTCTTTCGATCTCATCCGAAAAGCTGCGCAAGGCGATGAATTCGCCATGCATCGTCTTACAGAACGAGCAGTAAAGATCAGTTGGCGACCCCATGGAGGAAAAATCGTTGCATGGGGTGTTTGTGTTGCCCTTGTGATCGGATATGGGATTGTATTGCAAGGTAACAGCGTATGGGGCAATATGTATCAGGATTCCCAACCATCATTACTCCCTGTAACGCCACCCTTAGCCCATGCCACCGTTATTATCCCAATACCCGTGGTTGTCCCCTATATTGCCTCGTCACCATCACCCGATGCAAATGGGACAAAGCCTCAGGATTCGCCAATACCGCCTCTGACATCGATCCCTGTTACTCCAACAAGGTTGGTGAGTGACATTCCACCAGACAATTCGAATACAAATCAGCGTACAAGGAGTCCTGCTCCGACCGCAACCAAAGAACCGAACTTCGATAGAAGCGCCATTATTGCGTGGAAAGATATGGCAGATCAGCTCTATCGGGATGAAGATTATGCCAAATCGCTTGAATATTATCAACAAATACTTGCTGCTAATATGCCGACTCTTACCATCGAGCATCCTGATTTATTCTTCTATGTAAATGTATATATTAGTGTTTGTAATATCTATTTCAAACAGCGTGATTATAATAATACACTTTTGTATTGTAATAACGTGATTAAATATACCCCTGATGTGACTGGAAATTATGGTGTTATTGGAAATGCGTATATTATCATTGGTTACACCTACTATTTTTTAAGTGATTATAATTCTTCAATTGATACGTTTTCAAAGGTTATACAATTGATGGAAAAAGATTCTGTTGGATATTACGGGCTAGCCATTAATTTTATTGAAACAAACGCTATATCAGAAGCAAAAAATAATTTCCAACGATGTATTGATGAGAATAGTGATCAGACGATTGTTGCTGAATGTCGATTATTGTTGGCTGGACTAGTAAATCGCTAG